A single Candidatus Sericytochromatia bacterium DNA region contains:
- a CDS encoding ZIP family metal transporter: MTLDNTLMYGLVTASTTMAGGMWLASRPRRWLTHERLSAMMALGAGLLLAVLFFELLPASLHQGDEGRALTWLFGGIVAVMLFERYLAPHLDLVGDEDEVACGHGHTGHHDHDHGEHGHGHVHGYAQEGVAQGEVAHAHLLSHGTACSALGCLMVCTFFDGVAMAAGFTLNFSIGLLVMVGLLAHILPEGMLAAAVVLAAGRSRRLAHRAAIATGAAFLLGLGLPLALGGATGTLGFALPLAAGVLLYVVLAQLIPVALRTANGVPLVLSGAVLFGLLERLLPHSH, from the coding sequence ATGACCCTCGACAATACCCTGATGTACGGCCTGGTCACCGCCAGCACGACCATGGCCGGAGGGATGTGGCTGGCCTCCCGTCCCCGGCGCTGGCTGACGCACGAACGCCTGTCGGCCATGATGGCGCTGGGAGCGGGACTGCTGCTGGCCGTGCTCTTCTTTGAATTGCTGCCGGCCTCCCTGCATCAGGGCGACGAAGGCCGGGCCTTGACCTGGCTGTTTGGCGGCATTGTGGCCGTCATGCTCTTCGAGCGCTACCTGGCGCCTCACCTCGACCTGGTGGGGGACGAGGATGAAGTGGCCTGTGGACACGGGCACACCGGGCACCATGACCACGACCACGGGGAACACGGGCACGGGCACGTGCATGGCTATGCCCAGGAAGGGGTGGCCCAGGGTGAGGTCGCTCACGCCCACCTGCTCAGCCACGGGACGGCCTGTTCCGCGCTCGGATGCCTGATGGTCTGCACCTTCTTCGACGGCGTGGCGATGGCCGCTGGCTTCACGTTGAACTTCAGCATCGGACTGCTGGTCATGGTGGGCTTGCTGGCGCATATCCTGCCGGAAGGCATGCTGGCCGCCGCCGTGGTGCTGGCGGCCGGGCGCTCCCGGCGCCTGGCTCACCGTGCCGCGATTGCCACCGGAGCGGCCTTCCTGCTGGGGCTCGGGTTACCGCTCGCCCTCGGCGGGGCCACCGGAACGCTCGGCTTCGCGCTGCCACTGGCGGCCGGCGTGTTGCTTTACGTGGTCTTGGCTCAGTTGATCCCGGTGGCGTTGCGCACGGCGAACGGCGTGCCCCTGGTGCTCTCGGGGGCCGTGCTGTTCGGACTGCTCGAACGGCTGCTGCCGCATAGCCATTGA